The genomic DNA GCTCGAAGGAGACTTCTTTGATGATTTTTACTGAGCCATAGCCAGCTGTGACTTGCGATAGCTTCAAGGTCATCACTTTTCCTCCTTTAGCGGTAATTTCTGCTGACAAAAGGAATTTCTGCTACGTCGTCTTCTCGGTTGAATTTCATCGCAATCATGAAGAAATAACCCGACAATAAATTGAAAAAGTCTAGCAAGCCTGAATCGACTTTTTTCCCTTGATAAAGATGGCGATACAGCAAACGAACGATTACTTTACAATCGACACGCAAGATATGAGCCAACGCACCTCGTTCACTTCCTTGAGGCAAGAAAAATGGTCCGCTTTGGTTTGTTCTTTCCGCATTCAATTCATCGACACGACTCTTTAACCAGTCGATTTCTTCTTGCGTGATCGTCATTTTTGTACGCACGCACGCATTGGCATGGTAAACCAATTCACCGATTTTCTCTAACTCTTCGTAAAAAGGAGAATCTTCACACTTTGCGCGTAATAGCCCGATTTCTGAAGATAAACGATCGGTGTGTAATTCATAATCGCAGCGTAAATCATCTGCATCGTCTGCTAAAAATGGATAAGCCTCATAAGGGCTTCGATAAATATCTTTCATAGTTGTAAAACACTCACTTTCGTTTGAAATAAACATAGGCAAAAAATGGCGCACCAATCAGTGCTGTAACAGCGCCGATCGGAATTTCTTGGGGAGATAATAGCGTTCGAGAAATCGTATCCCCAACCACCATCATACTGCCACCTAATAGTGCTGCTCCTGGAATGACCCAACGATGACTGGCACCGAAGTAACGGCGGATGACATGGGGGGCAATCAGATCAACAAATCCGATCACGCCGACAAATGAAACCGCACTTCCTGCAAGTAAAGCCGCAAGGACCATCACCCATAGCTTGATTGTTCGGACATCTACACCAGAAATCAACGCCTCTTCTTCACCTAAAGATAACACATCTAAACTTCTAGCAGAGAACCAAAGAGCGATTGTTCCAAATAGTAAGATAGGTAAAAAAATTTGGATTTTTGCCCACGTGCTTCCTGAAAAGCTGCCCATTTGCCAGAAAACTAACTGCTGTAAATGATCTTTGAACAATGCCGTGACGATCGTCAACATCGCGCCCACAAATAAGGTCATAACCATTCCCACTAAAATAACTGTTTGGTTCGATAATTGCTGATCCAATCTTTGACTCATCGCCAAAACAATAAACACAGTTGCTAAACCAAAAATAAAGCCTGTGAGAGGTAATGTGAAATTCGGGAACAACGGTAAAGTGATCCCTGAAACAATGATCAACGCAGCGCCAAGTGATGCCCCTGATGACACACCTAGCGTATAAGCAGAAGCCAACGGATTACCTAATAAGGATTGCATGACCGTTCCACTAACAGCCAAAGCAGCTCCTACAAGAAACGCCAAAACCACTCTCGGCAGGCGAACCTGCCAAAGAATGGTGACGATCGTTGCATCTAGCTGTTTGTCTCCTCTTGAAAATAATGCTTGTATCAATGTATCAAAAGGAATGGATACACTCCCGATTTTGATCCCAAAGAATACTACGATGATACTCAAGACAACTGCTAACAGCAACCGACTTTGTTTATTCATTTTCCAACGATTTGTATTCATCAGGGTAGATTGCTAATGCCATTTCTTTTAAGGCTTTTGTCATATGGTGGTTTGGTAAAGAGCTCGCAGCGTTATCGATATAGAATACTGCTTCATTTTTCACCGCAGGAACGTCTTTCCAGGTTCCACGATCTAAGATTTCTTGCACGGCATCATCTAAGTAATTTACGTTCGTCAAAATTACATCTGGCTTACTAGCAATCGCAGCTTCTTCTGTTACTGGAATCCAGCTTTCTTGATCTGCTAAGACATTTTCTGCACCTACAAGTTCGATCATTTCATTCAAGTAAACGCCTTTACCAAAGCTATAGATTTCAGGTAATGCGCTAATTTCAAACAATACTTTTTTCTTATCTGTAATCGTTTCACCAATTTCTTTAATCTCATCGATTTCTTTGTTCATTGTATCGACTAATTCTTGTCCTTTTTCATGCTCTTGTAAAGTATCCGCGATAAATTGGACATCTAATGCAATATCTTCAATAGTATTACTTGTTGGAATGTTCACGACAGTAATTCCTGCATCTTTTACTTGAGACCAGACATTTTCAGAGCCATGCAGACTGATATCTGAAACATAGATCACTTGTGGGTTCAATGAAATCAATGTTTCTGCATCCACAGCCATCATATCGATTTGTGGCAGCTCATCAAGTTCTTCCGTCATTGCCGGACTTTGTGTGTCAACAGCTACTAATTGATCTTTACGTCCTAGATCATCGATCACTTGTGTAACTGAAGGAACTAAAGAAACCATTTTATCCACTTCTTCAGGAATCTCGATTTCTTCACCCCCACGATCTTTTGTCGGCAAAGCAACTTCTGAAGCTGTCGTTGTTTCTGCTGTTTGGCTTGTTTCGTTGTTATTATTTGAGCAAGCACTCAACCCAAAGACTACGCTCAATCCCAATACAGCAACTAATTTCGATAATTTTTTCATCATCTATTCCCACTTTCTTTGACTCATTTTTACTTTTCCCAGTGATCACTTTGTTTACGATAGCCCTTTCATTTCCATACTCTTACCAAACAACCTTTTTTAAAAGTAAATAAAAACTGCCTTTCCTTTTACAGGAGAAGACAGTTTGATTGATCACACAAAAAAACGCTTGATCTTTCTCCTACAAAAGAACATGATTGCCGTTAAACCGGTCTCCTGACTTGGCTTCCTTTTACTCCCAACCCTTCCAGAATGATCTGTGGTCCTATTGGTTTCATCCACCTTACAGTAGGTAGGTCTGTAGAGGACTTTCACCTCTTTCCCTGACATCTAATCGGCTATTTTATTTTAAATTCACTTTTATTCACTCATTTATCTTTTGGAAATTTTAGCTCTATCAACAAAAGTATCTCCGCCAATACTTTAACATATGGATTTCATAAAAGATATACGAAAATCAAGCGAAAAGAGCTACAAAACACCTTATTTTCAACAAAAATATATTATTTTCTGTTTTTTAAAATGGCATTCATTCATAGTATAAAAAACTGAGGACACTGTATCATTTGTTGATTTATCTAACGTTTTTTATTTTAATAAAACAAAGCTGTTGATAGGCATCCCTATCATGTAAGTGTAAGGTAAAAGGACAAGAATTTGTTAAAAATCATGCAAAAATTTTATATGTTATTCATTAGAAAAAGGAAAGATCTATCTTTTTCAGTCGATTTATTTTTACTATCCAAGCCAAAATTTACATTTAGTTAGACGTTGAGACCAAGGGTTTGGGCTATTTATTCTCATTCACTTCTTTGGCTGTTCCTTTGATATGCTTGTTGAAATATTTTTCTCCATACCATTCAAGTTGCGTCTTTCCTTCCCAATCACGATACTCTTCTTGAAACTTATTTTTATAGTATCCATACAATAAATACGGAAAGGAAATATGCACCTCTGCTGCAGTAAAACTGATATTTACAATCATCCACATTATTACAGTACTTGAAATAGTAGTAATATCCGAGGAATCATTTAGTCCACTAGGAAAAATAAAATTTAAAAGTATTATTATTGCCCAAAAGATTCCACCAAGTTTATAGCAAAATGTGATTATTCTTTCAATAAATTTTGAAAAATGATTTTTTGAATCGTGGTTACCGAATAATTGTTTAGCAAGACGATACAATTTTTTCTCAAAAATGATATAACCACTTAAAATCTGAAACAAAATTAAAATAAGTATGCCGAAAATCGTAAGTGGTTCGATAAAGAATGTAATGAAGAACAAATTTATGCTTAGCATCAGCCAAATCATGTAGTTATTTAAATTAATAAAAATAAAGTAAAATCTCGTTCCATCATTCATTTTAGTGATCATAAAAATACTAATTACTAAAAATATCAACAAACCAAACCAAAAAATAGTCATTGAAACAAAATTAACTTTTGGTTCCTTAAATAATTGATGTAACACTTCAGTCTCCATCCATGAATTAATTAAGTAGTACAATCCATAGATAAGTAAAATCATAAGTATATAAATAATTAATTGAAATAGAGGATGAAGTTTTCTTTTCTCTTGCTCTTGTATCTTAATACCAGCATACAAATCTTTAACAAAACGATCATCTTCTAAATGTAAACTTTCCTCAAAAGTAGCTGAAAAAAATCTTTTGATATTCATTGTGATACTCCTCTATAACTAGGTATATATACAGACTTCATTTTTTTACCAAAAGGTTTTCCAGAAGCAATAACATTCCAGTTTGTACTTCTTAGCTTTAAATTATCCAACTCTAATTTATTTTTACTTTTTCCATTATCTTCTTTTTGATAAACTGAATTCTTCCATTTATCATATCTGTCGGGCCATACTGACTGTACAATTGAATTTCCTAACCCAAAAAGCCCTCCAACAACACAGCCCACAAAAGCACCAGTAGCATTACCTGCTCCGGGTACAATAGTCCCCACAACTCCACCAATTTTCGCTCCTATAGTCATCCCCTCCAACGGTCCTATACTTTTAACCATATCAATCCCTCCGCCCTTTACTGCTTTTCCTACACTACCTGTTTTTCCATACTCATTTACTGCACTTGAAACAAATGTCACACCTAATTGTGCATAAGTAGCTACTTGGCCTGCTGTTCCTATTCCTTTGGCGATACCCCATTTTTTAGCTCCTTGTATCAAGTGGGAGTTCTTCAACCCTTCGCTGACGTAGGTTTTTACGGGCGAGGTAAATTTAGTGAAATTTTGATAAGCTTTGCCTATCGTATCGATTTTAGGAATCCATTTCCCTTGAGCAACAGTTTTACCGAACATTTCATATTTTGTAAGAAAGCTAAATAATCTAGTTTTCACCCCTGAAGGTAGATAATTGGTAAGCATCCAAAATTCATCGTTGGATGCCAGCTTGTTTATCAATGCATCAGGATAATTTTTGATCAACATTTCGAACCGTTTGACTGCATCGGTTTTCCCTTCTTTCAGGGGTTGGACCAATTTTTCAATCTCCGCATACAGTTCTAAGTAGGCATTATTTGAAGATTCTTCCAACAAAACTTGTCCGTTTGGTTGGTACTTCTCAAACCAACTCCCATCCACTCCTTTCGGCAATACATAACTTCCATCTGCCTTTACGGTAGTTTGATTCAGGACTAAGACACTTTGCATAGCGAGTTTTAATTCCAGTAGACTGTTGTTGAACAGTCCACTGGTTTGAGAGTTAAAGGCATTGAGTTTTTGCTGTTTGCGTTGCAACTTATAGATGTCTTCTTGCAGACTGTCTGACATTCTCATCAGGTTGCGATGGAAATCGGTCAGCATTTCTGTGATGCCTGGTAAGATACTTGTATTAGCGATGTGCCTGATTGTCTGCGCATGGGTTTCAATCGATTGTTTAGCAAATGATTTAGCACGAATCTGTCCACTTAAATTCTCTTCATCCAAGTATCCTTCACTAGCAACAATTTGATGCGCGGCGGAGTAAATATTCAAGTCTGTCTGAATCCCTTGTACCGCAGTGTTTACCCGATTGATCGTAGGAATAATCAACTCAGAAAACAGTCCTTTACCGGCTTGATAAGCCGCCCCAGAGAGTGTCTTTCCGTCAACTGCCTGAACAATTTGTTGGCTCC from Enterococcus mundtii includes the following:
- a CDS encoding ATP:cob(I)alamin adenosyltransferase produces the protein MKDIYRSPYEAYPFLADDADDLRCDYELHTDRLSSEIGLLRAKCEDSPFYEELEKIGELVYHANACVRTKMTITQEEIDWLKSRVDELNAERTNQSGPFFLPQGSERGALAHILRVDCKVIVRLLYRHLYQGKKVDSGLLDFFNLLSGYFFMIAMKFNREDDVAEIPFVSRNYR
- a CDS encoding FecCD family ABC transporter permease — protein: MNKQSRLLLAVVLSIIVVFFGIKIGSVSIPFDTLIQALFSRGDKQLDATIVTILWQVRLPRVVLAFLVGAALAVSGTVMQSLLGNPLASAYTLGVSSGASLGAALIIVSGITLPLFPNFTLPLTGFIFGLATVFIVLAMSQRLDQQLSNQTVILVGMVMTLFVGAMLTIVTALFKDHLQQLVFWQMGSFSGSTWAKIQIFLPILLFGTIALWFSARSLDVLSLGEEEALISGVDVRTIKLWVMVLAALLAGSAVSFVGVIGFVDLIAPHVIRRYFGASHRWVIPGAALLGGSMMVVGDTISRTLLSPQEIPIGAVTALIGAPFFAYVYFKRK